One Gloeothece verrucosa PCC 7822 DNA window includes the following coding sequences:
- a CDS encoding ArnT family glycosyltransferase, with product MNRQTFTWGRSGNQLRTEEQWTQFLCLVGLFLAAMVLLTLNLGNLPLRDWDEGTVAQVAREIWQNSLHDSRWLFPTLWGEPYLNKPPLVHDLMALSFAVGGVNEWTARLPGAFLTACSVPLLYLLGREIFPCRLPSLFAALIYLTLLPVIRHGRLAMLDGAVLCFEILMIGCALRSRRDLRWSLGAGLGFALICLTKGIMGLLLAGITLAFLAWDTPRLLTSGYFWSGWLLGSLPAVAWYAAQGLHYGNQFLFSLMDQQVERIGTSLDNHQEPFWYYLGEILKYSWPWLLFSFYGLRLAWNERSYSWAKLVLVWSGAYFAIISLMATKLPWYIMPIYPALALAGGAILAEVRNSPRSRPYPRSWMILLGLSTVVMAVIFLSLYYGLIHWAQPPHASLWLILISLILTFAVTSILMARRSEEFISILFWGMYVSMLVFCSSPYWIWELNEAYPVKPVAQMIQKLDLPPQQFVYTSFPYERPSLNFYSERRIIPVDANNLVEHWQKNPLREGKQVYLLDRKTWQTFQKELQPLAHQVTLASRQKLAPSGDWYLITLKLNPSHPPHPKPQATHS from the coding sequence ATGAATCGTCAAACGTTTACTTGGGGTCGCTCGGGAAATCAACTGCGGACTGAAGAACAATGGACTCAATTCCTGTGCCTGGTAGGGTTGTTTTTGGCCGCAATGGTTTTATTAACTTTGAATTTAGGCAATTTGCCCCTTCGAGACTGGGATGAAGGCACAGTGGCTCAAGTGGCCAGAGAAATTTGGCAAAATTCTCTTCATGATAGTCGATGGTTATTTCCTACTCTCTGGGGAGAACCTTACCTCAATAAGCCTCCTCTGGTGCATGATTTAATGGCTTTGTCTTTTGCTGTGGGTGGTGTTAATGAATGGACGGCTCGCTTGCCTGGAGCTTTTTTAACGGCTTGTTCGGTTCCCTTATTGTATCTTCTTGGGCGAGAAATTTTTCCCTGTCGTCTGCCGTCATTATTTGCCGCTTTGATTTATTTAACGCTTTTGCCTGTGATTCGTCACGGACGGTTAGCCATGTTGGATGGCGCTGTACTCTGTTTTGAAATTTTGATGATCGGTTGTGCTTTGCGTTCTCGTCGAGATTTGCGCTGGTCTTTAGGGGCAGGGCTAGGGTTTGCTTTAATTTGTTTAACCAAAGGGATTATGGGCTTACTTTTGGCGGGGATCACCTTAGCTTTTTTGGCTTGGGATACGCCAAGATTGTTAACCTCTGGCTATTTTTGGTCGGGTTGGTTATTAGGAAGTCTACCGGCTGTAGCCTGGTATGCGGCACAAGGGTTACATTATGGCAATCAGTTTCTTTTTTCTTTAATGGATCAACAGGTTGAGCGCATTGGCACTTCTCTAGATAATCATCAAGAGCCTTTCTGGTATTATTTAGGAGAAATTCTCAAATATTCATGGCCCTGGTTATTATTTAGTTTTTATGGACTACGTTTAGCCTGGAATGAACGCAGTTATAGTTGGGCTAAATTGGTTTTAGTCTGGAGTGGGGCTTATTTTGCCATTATTTCCCTGATGGCGACTAAACTGCCCTGGTATATTATGCCTATTTATCCGGCTTTAGCACTTGCCGGGGGAGCAATTTTAGCTGAGGTTCGTAATTCTCCGCGTTCACGCCCTTATCCTCGCTCTTGGATGATTCTCTTAGGGTTATCTACGGTGGTAATGGCTGTTATTTTCTTAAGTCTTTACTATGGTTTAATTCACTGGGCGCAACCTCCCCATGCTTCTTTATGGCTCATTTTAATTTCTTTAATTTTAACTTTTGCCGTCACCTCTATTTTAATGGCACGACGTTCTGAAGAATTTATTTCGATTCTTTTTTGGGGAATGTATGTGTCAATGCTTGTTTTTTGTAGTTCTCCCTATTGGATCTGGGAGTTAAATGAGGCTTATCCAGTTAAGCCGGTTGCTCAAATGATTCAAAAATTAGACCTTCCCCCTCAACAATTTGTCTATACTTCTTTTCCTTATGAACGTCCTTCTTTAAATTTTTACAGTGAGCGTCGCATTATTCCAGTTGATGCTAACAATTTAGTGGAGCATTGGCAAAAAAATCCTTTACGGGAAGGTAAACAAGTTTATTTATTAGATAGAAAAACTTGGCAGACCTTTCAAAAGGAACTTCAGCCGCTTGCTCATCAAGTGACTCTAGCTTCTCGTCAAAAATTAGCTCCCTCTGGAGATTGGTATTTAATTACTCTGAAATTAAATCCTTCTCATCCTCCTCACCCTAAACCCCAGGCTACTCATTCTTAA
- a CDS encoding AbrB family transcriptional regulator, with product MSKALTGTDLLEKVRELGNLSKEEKARACGYYTVTKNGIERVNMMKFLNALIDAEGIELDSTSDGQGRGGRSASYRISVQSNGNLLIGSAYTKKMGLQPGDEFEITLGRKHIHLKQVGALDDED from the coding sequence ATGAGTAAAGCTTTAACTGGAACAGACTTACTTGAAAAAGTTAGAGAACTAGGCAACCTCAGCAAAGAGGAAAAAGCTAGAGCCTGTGGTTACTATACCGTTACAAAAAACGGGATCGAACGGGTTAATATGATGAAATTCCTCAATGCTTTAATTGATGCTGAGGGAATTGAGTTAGATAGCACTTCCGATGGACAAGGACGTGGTGGACGTTCAGCCAGCTATCGCATTAGTGTACAGTCTAATGGAAATTTGTTGATTGGATCAGCCTATACGAAAAAGATGGGCTTACAACCCGGAGATGAATTTGAAATTACTTTAGGAAGAAAACATATTCATCTCAAACAAGTTGGTGCCTTAGATGATGAAGATTAG
- a CDS encoding Rrf2 family transcriptional regulator, whose product MLLTTRGHYSVKALLDLSLQPGYGPTSVKAIATRQDLPAPYLEKLLIEMRRAGLVKSVRGCLGGYQLAYQPSQISLGQILEAVGETIQPLPGYNPVAQQAEDWVTFSLWKRLHFKLKDALHSITLADLYYDARSWEAAQGEQSSFVV is encoded by the coding sequence ATGTTGCTAACAACCCGAGGTCACTATAGCGTTAAAGCATTGTTAGATCTAAGTTTACAGCCGGGTTATGGTCCGACTTCAGTAAAAGCGATCGCAACTCGACAAGATCTACCGGCACCTTATCTAGAAAAACTGTTGATTGAAATGCGTCGAGCCGGTTTAGTTAAGTCAGTCAGAGGATGTCTTGGTGGATATCAATTAGCCTATCAACCGAGTCAAATTTCTCTAGGACAAATTTTAGAAGCAGTGGGAGAAACTATTCAACCTTTACCGGGTTATAATCCCGTTGCACAACAAGCCGAAGATTGGGTAACATTTAGTTTATGGAAACGGCTTCACTTTAAACTCAAAGACGCTCTCCATAGCATTACTTTAGCTGATCTTTACTATGATGCCCGTAGCTGGGAAGCCGCTCAAGGAGAACAAAGCAGTTTTGTTGTTTAA
- a CDS encoding GFA family protein: MTNKSESAIYEGGCHCGAVRFRVRVNKPEAINCNCSICRKKGFIHLIVPPEQFTLLKGGNELTTYTFNTGTAKHTFCRICGIHPFYHPRSHPGWFDVNVRTLDEDVLERFDIKDFDGANWEKNIDELRQE, encoded by the coding sequence ATGACAAACAAGAGCGAATCGGCTATTTATGAAGGGGGTTGTCACTGTGGTGCTGTCCGCTTTCGAGTTCGAGTTAATAAACCTGAAGCGATCAATTGTAATTGCTCGATTTGTCGTAAAAAAGGCTTTATACACTTGATTGTTCCTCCTGAACAATTTACTTTATTGAAAGGAGGTAATGAGTTAACGACCTATACCTTTAATACAGGTACTGCTAAACATACTTTTTGCCGCATCTGTGGAATACACCCTTTTTATCATCCCCGTTCTCATCCTGGCTGGTTCGATGTTAACGTCCGTACTCTCGATGAAGATGTGCTAGAGCGCTTTGATATCAAGGATTTTGATGGGGCCAATTGGGAGAAAAACATCGATGAACTTAGGCAAGAGTGA
- the cbiB gene encoding adenosylcobinamide-phosphate synthase CbiB: MGDITGFSREAIALLLAATLDYLIGDPWGWLHPVQVMGWWISHLTEVILNYYQKSWLRRLGGVILGLGLIIASGGVGWLIISLSSQINFLLSMGLEIILLASCFAGRSLRKAAEDVLQPLASQEIELARHQLSLYVGRDTDNLSEQEILRAVLETVAENTTDGVTAPLFYAIVGGLLPGIGIVPLTLGYKAASTLDSMIGYHREPYSDIGWFSAQLEDRLTWLPCRLTVLTLALISGKPREVLSICRRDAPVDPSPNSGWSECIYAAILGVQLGGTNIYKGIIKKKPLLGDPISLITPETIDQALKLTRACFIIWLSLAVFIYLVIWGAYRQ; this comes from the coding sequence GTGGGGGATATTACCGGTTTTTCAAGAGAAGCGATCGCGTTACTTCTAGCCGCCACTTTAGATTATCTCATCGGTGATCCTTGGGGTTGGCTTCATCCTGTGCAAGTGATGGGTTGGTGGATTTCTCATTTAACTGAGGTGATTCTCAATTACTATCAAAAAAGTTGGCTTCGTCGTCTTGGGGGAGTCATTTTAGGTCTAGGATTAATTATCGCTAGTGGGGGGGTAGGATGGTTAATTATCTCCCTTAGCAGTCAGATTAATTTCTTGCTAAGTATGGGGCTAGAGATCATCCTCTTAGCCAGTTGTTTTGCTGGGCGAAGTTTAAGAAAAGCAGCCGAAGATGTTTTACAACCATTAGCCTCTCAAGAGATAGAACTCGCTCGCCATCAATTAAGTTTATATGTAGGACGAGATACAGACAATCTTTCTGAGCAAGAAATTCTGCGGGCAGTATTAGAAACGGTGGCCGAAAATACGACAGATGGAGTCACCGCCCCCTTATTTTATGCTATTGTTGGGGGATTATTACCAGGAATAGGAATTGTCCCGCTTACTTTAGGGTATAAAGCGGCTAGTACCTTAGATTCGATGATCGGTTATCACCGAGAACCTTACAGTGATATAGGATGGTTTAGTGCCCAATTAGAAGATCGTTTAACATGGCTTCCCTGTCGTTTAACCGTATTAACTTTAGCATTAATTTCCGGAAAACCAAGAGAAGTTTTATCAATCTGTCGTCGAGATGCCCCTGTTGATCCTAGTCCTAATTCTGGATGGAGTGAGTGTATTTATGCGGCTATCCTAGGAGTTCAGTTGGGAGGAACCAATATATATAAAGGTATAATTAAAAAAAAGCCTTTGCTGGGTGACCCCATATCGCTGATTACTCCTGAGACTATTGATCAAGCCCTAAAATTGACTCGTGCCTGTTTTATAATCTGGTTGAGCCTTGCGGTTTTTATTTATTTAGTGATTTGGGGGGCTTATAGGCAATAA
- a CDS encoding vWA domain-containing protein, whose protein sequence is MTKPSADQNPESNNPLQQEVNQDVQISEGDLQCSTAVNNVSNINLRLEIIFISFVFICNLFLSIYFPLTVIILLSIILGIILVIYLRLRWKWRNFRKKILSVSLILLIVFIFLLFLIDNFYKDIDQEEKKYLVYMLDNSGSMGCYEERLKNPTLIDPSTKLCKHSAKTTYKIDEVKNFIKKDLRNRYYNGKRPDFGAIYEIGGATLKTGVCQKRFVNPKKMQAKSLEEFEKDIDRIQANVNGASDLGNAIIDVIKELPNPQKYPDRKPEIILITDGDDNCNKPGNTFRDVIEKLDEGKILKPETQKDYSNLVEYLTHVTIVSTNNSCDSFDFLTQRKAKCIESNYYFIILSIIFPLRHTIISLIILLLIIVIYNGLCLLKKLNKLL, encoded by the coding sequence ATGACAAAACCTTCCGCCGATCAAAATCCGGAGTCGAATAATCCTTTGCAACAAGAAGTTAACCAAGATGTTCAAATCAGTGAAGGAGATTTACAATGTTCAACTGCTGTAAACAATGTTAGTAATATTAATCTGAGACTAGAAATTATATTTATTAGTTTTGTTTTTATTTGTAATTTATTTTTAAGTATTTATTTTCCTTTAACTGTTATTATATTATTAAGTATAATTTTAGGTATAATTTTAGTCATCTATTTGAGATTGAGATGGAAATGGAGAAATTTTAGAAAAAAAATACTATCTGTTTCATTAATCTTGTTAATAGTTTTTATCTTTTTATTGTTTTTAATAGATAATTTTTACAAAGACATAGATCAAGAAGAAAAAAAATATTTAGTTTATATGCTTGATAATTCTGGTAGTATGGGATGCTATGAAGAGCGACTTAAAAATCCTACACTAATAGATCCATCGACAAAATTGTGTAAACATAGTGCAAAAACAACATATAAAATAGACGAGGTTAAAAATTTTATCAAAAAAGATCTAAGAAATCGCTATTATAACGGAAAAAGACCAGATTTTGGTGCAATATATGAGATTGGAGGGGCAACTTTAAAAACAGGAGTTTGTCAAAAAAGATTTGTAAATCCGAAGAAAATGCAAGCAAAAAGCCTTGAAGAGTTTGAAAAAGACATAGATAGAATACAAGCAAATGTAAATGGTGCAAGCGATCTTGGAAATGCGATAATTGATGTTATTAAAGAGCTTCCCAATCCTCAAAAATATCCTGATAGAAAACCTGAAATTATTTTAATTACAGATGGGGATGATAACTGTAATAAACCTGGTAATACATTTAGGGATGTAATAGAAAAACTAGACGAAGGAAAAATTTTAAAGCCTGAGACTCAAAAAGATTATAGTAATTTAGTGGAATATTTAACTCATGTTACCATAGTTTCTACAAACAATTCTTGCGATAGTTTTGATTTTTTAACTCAGAGAAAAGCAAAATGTATTGAAAGCAATTATTATTTTATAATTTTGTCTATTATTTTTCCTCTTCGTCACACTATCATATCATTAATTATTCTATTATTAATAATAGTAATTTATAATGGGTTGTGTTTGTTGAAAAAGTTAAACAAACTTCTCTGA